From one Mya arenaria isolate MELC-2E11 chromosome 4, ASM2691426v1 genomic stretch:
- the LOC128232797 gene encoding prestin-like: MSSGMRSGSLETASLNAKKGGRRFSCPPGTVLDNAVLVRRPPFTQVAFDELHLKSEDEDGKSIAERIKNRCSCSTQKIFKFLSGYLPIVKVVRYYNFKDFFVTDLLAGITIGILHIPQALAFGLLTSVKVENGLYTSVWPVILYVLFGTSAHVSMGTSAVICIVTAAVVDRQADIFKEMNAHLLSNSTIGNETLRWEDIPEFMDYKEATAMGISFFTGLILIVMGLLKLGFITAYLSDSFFSAFTSGAGVHIATSQIPAILGLKVPRYGGMFKIVKTYGAIFGAITGVNVASLIIALCAAVAILFVKDYLNEKLKGKIPIPIPIELFVVIVATLVSYFVGMADLWGVAIVSSIPNTIPPPVIPSFDGVDTYIVDCFVLAILIFANTIAMAKICAKRHNYEVDDSQELLAYGMCNFVSSFLRCFPSAVAPPRSMVASTMNTKTTICGIFSAALLILLILVMSALFEPLPKAALAAIIVVSLKGLFMQLKDCVKFWKVNKIDFVIWFFTLVSVVFLDIDFGLGIGVIVSLITVVFQAQFARGYRVGKTMKDVTLVEHKRYADSMEISGIRIYRFHSNLFFANAEIFRTALYRATVNPRKLLKFIKKQERKNKKEGKKQTVTTESYTLKPEAKTHIDIPGITVNGNEKETQDISTIANGRQNVKRVDSSSSNGSAGRNSLVGIENAAFQNKDVGSVTTLDIPYEYNLNKRNMSVATISSFTSMDDSIDPEDGQEMVTDAKIRRMRRVHHIIIDFSTVNYMDISGANVISHIYKEYAHVNIKVFITNICYDVRQTMHFAGVFEIIPQEHIFVDVLDAIAVAKLEMVVPIPEEGLEDFSYEEAAEDKYVTHIG; the protein is encoded by the coding sequence ATGTCAAGTGGTATGAGATCCGGCTCTCTTGAGACGGCCTCCCTCAACGCCAAGAAGGGGGGTCGTCGTTTCTCCTGTCCGCCAGGCACAGTGCTGGACAACGCCGTCCTCGTCAGACGGCCGCCATTCACGCAGGTGGCTTTCGATGAACTCCATCTTAAGTCCGAAGATGAAGATGGGAAGTCGATTGCAGAAAGGATTAAGAACCGGTGTAGCTGTTCCACACAAAAGATATTCAAGTTCCTTTCTGGGTATCTACCAATAGTCAAGGTTGTTCGCTATTACAACTTCAAGGATTTCTTCGTGACCGATCTGCTTGCTGGCATCACTATTGGAATCCTCCATATTCCACAAGCCCTTGCTTTTGGATTGCTGACGTCGGTTAAAGTTGAGAATGGTCTTTACACGTCTGTATGGCCCGTGATCCTCTACGTTCTATTCGGCACATCCGCTCACGTTTCTATGGGAACTAGTGCTGTAATATGCATTGTAACCGCCGCTGTAGTTGATCGCCAAGCCGACATATTCAAGGAAATGAACGCACATCTGCTATCAAACTCAACAATCGGGAACGAAACTCTGCGGTGGGAGGACATTCCAGAATTTATGGACTACAAGGAGGCCACCGCGATGGGGATTTCATTCTTCACTGGTTTGATCCTTATCGTTATGGGTCTTCTAAAACTTGGATTCATCACAGCCTACCTGTCTGATTCATTCTTCAGCGCGTTTACTTCCGGTGCCGGTGTACACATTGCTACAAGTCAGATTCCTGCAATCCTTGGACTAAAAGTTCCGAGATATGGAGGCATGTTCAAAATCGTGAAGACATACGGTGCTATATTCGGAGCGATAACTGGCGTCAATGTTGCGTCGCTCATTATAGCCTTATGTGCTGCAGTGGCGATATTGTTTGTCAAAGACTACTTGAACGAGAAATTGAAAGGGAAAATACCGATACCTATCCCAATAGAACTGTTTGTAGTAATCGTGGCCACTCTTGTGTCATACTTTGTTGGAATGGCCGATCTATGGGGAGTGGCCATTGTCAGTTCCATCCCAAATACAATACCACCACCTGTCATTCCTTCCTTTGACGGGGTTGACACATACATTGTTGACTGTTTCGTTCTTGCCATTCTCATTTTTGCAAACACAATTGCAATGGCAAAGATCTGTGCAAAACGGCATAATTACGAAGTAGATGACAGCCAAGAACTGCTTGCTTATGGAATGTGTAACTTCGTCTCGTCTTTCCTCAGATGCTTTCCTTCCGCAGTCGCTCCTCCAAGATCTATGGTCGCAAGCACAATGAATACTAAAACAACTATCTGTGGAATCTTCTCAGCCGCACTGCTCATTTTGCTGATCCTTGTCATGAGCGCGCTGTTTGAACCATTACCTAAAGCAGCACTGGCTGCTATAATCGTTGTATCACTGAAGGGCCTATTCATGCAGCTGAAAGACTGTGTAAAATTTtggaaagtaaacaaaattgaCTTCGTCATCTGGTTTTTCACTTTAGTCAGTGTCGTCTTCCTCGACATTGACTTTGGACTTGGTATCGGTGTTATTGTTTCACTCATCACTGTTGTCTTCCAAGCCCAGTTTGCTCGTGGTTACAGGGTCGGTAAAACAATGAAGGATGTTACTCTGGTTGAACACAAGCGATACGCCGATTCCATGGAAATTTCTGGCATCAGAATTTATCGCTTTCACTCCAACCTGTTCTTCGCTAACGCGGAAATATTCCGCACGGCATTGTACAGGGCCACGGTCAACCCAAGAAAATTGCTTAAGTTCATCAAGAAACAGGaacgtaaaaataaaaaagaaggaaaGAAACAAACGGTGACAACAGAAAGCTACACACTCAAACCAGAGGCAAAGACGCATATCGATATACCTGGAATTACAGTCAACGGCAATGAAAAAGAGACACAGGACATTTCAACGATCGCTAATGGAAGGCAAAATGTAAAGCGAGTGGATAGTAGCTCTTCAAACGGATCTGCCGGACGAAACTCATTGGTTGGTATCGAGAATGCTGCATTCCAAAATAAGGACGTAGGGTCTGTTACAACGCTCGACATTCCATATGAATATAATCTTAACAAGCGTAATATGAGCGTTGCCACCATCTCCAGTTTTACGTCAATGGACGATTCAATCGACCCTGAAGATGGCCAAGAGATGGTCACGGATGCCAAAATCAGACGCATGCGCAGAGTACATCACATCATCATTGACTTTTCCACTGTAAATTACATGGACATATCTGGTGCAAATGTCATCAGTCATATTTACAAGGAATATGCACACGTGAACATAAAAGTTTTCATAACAAACATCTGCTACGACGTTCGACAAACTATGCACTTTGCAGGTGTTTTTGAGATCATTCCACAAGAACATATCTTCGTTGACGTTCTGGACGCGATAGCGGTAGCCAAGCTCGAAATGGTCGTCCCCATTCCGGAGGAGGGGCTGGAAGACTTCTCATACGAAGAGGCCGCAGAGGACAAATACGTTACACATATTGGTTAA